The following nucleotide sequence is from Pochonia chlamydosporia 170 chromosome 4, whole genome shotgun sequence.
GCCCCCTGAGCAAGGGTCATGCTGTATGTGCCATGAATGTTACCAACAAGTACTGAATCTAGCGATGTACCAGTAGCTATACTGGTGCTGCCGATTCCTGCTGAAACCGATGCTCTCTAACCTGTCCATCACAGCTTGTCATACCGAAATACCATGGTGCAAAGCTTGCGGACATCCCCGATGATCATCTCAGTGAAATACTGGTATGTAATGTCTGGACAGGTGATGTATAAATTATCACTTATACCGTTGTCGCAGCCCACCCTTAAACGGCTCGCCACTGCAACCGGCGCCGTTAACTACAATATACTACAAAACAATGGTACCATAGCCCACCAACAAGTCCATCATGTAAGTCTCATGATTTCCTCACCTAACTGTGTGTGGAAGTAGAGTGCTAATAATCATTTCTACCGTCGCACCCGACAGGTCCATTTCCACATGGTAAGTCACCCCATCCTTGTAATAGAACTTGCCTTCTTACCTAGCACTAGATCCCAAAGCCCAACGAGACAGAAGGCCTCGGAATCACCTGGCCCTCTACGtctggcgacatggacaagctcaaggcgcTGTGTGAAGACATCAAATCTAAAATGTAGAtcaatggcgatgatgaggcaTGTGCACAGAGTCTGGCAGAGCGACGAGGAGCCATGCTACCCGCGACCTGTGGTGTAGTCACCACTTTCGCAATTATTTGCCACTGAATTGTACTGGGCTATATCCCACACACCACAACTTGAAGCAAGTATCCTATATTGGTAGAAAACAATTTGTCATTAGAAACAGACCAATTGTTGACTAGTCGTGCTCCAATTCCAAGTTATAGCATGTCAAACTATCAACAAAGACCCTCTTCAATTGGCTGCCCTATTCgtctcaccaacaacagaGTTGCCTTCAGTGGAAGAAACAGGTTTGCAATCCATCGTTTGGTAGCGGTACCAGttcacatcaccacccgGGCGGATAATACCCTGCCTATCATACAGTGACCGGGCTCGCACATATGGGTCTAGTTTCCAGTAACCATCTCTGAGCTTTGCCGCAATCTCCTCCCTTTCTGCCTTAACAGTTTGAGCCTCTTCTCCAGCAGGATGATGTATCCAACGTCGAGTTGCAGCCTCATAGTGCGCGTATAAGGCCTCTCGCTCTTTGAGCAGACGATCTCTGGTCTGGACATCTTTCATTAAAACATTTTCCCCTTCAGTAGGCTCATCAAACTCATATTTCCAGTCTTCGTCGCCCTCAAGGTCCTTAATGAGCTGATTCGCATGGATGAATTCCTCAAGCCCGG
It contains:
- a CDS encoding HIT family protein 1 (similar to Metarhizium acridum CQMa 102 XP_007808017.1) — its product is MSCIFCRIIKGEIPCLKLFESDKTLAFLDIGPLSKGHALVIPKYHGAKLADIPDDHLSEILPTLKRLATATGAVNYNILQNNGTIAHQQVHHVHFHMIPKPNETEGLGITWPSTSGDMDKLKALCEDIKSKM